One genomic window of Deinococcus multiflagellatus includes the following:
- a CDS encoding FAD-dependent oxidoreductase has translation MRIVIVGGVAAGMSAASRAQRHNPRAEVVVFERGEVVSYGACGLPYVLGGQVNSFDDLVARTPEQLRARGIGVRLRHDVTGVDAKARTVTVTDRATGRSAAEPYDRLLIATGVSPVRPDWARTPLKGVHVLRDIPDGQALDASLQGARRACIVGGGYIGLELAEALRARGLSVVLLEQAPEVAGRMLDRPLQQQVRAEVERGGVDVRCGVTVQGLTGQGRVSGVQTDQGQVRADVVVVAVGVRPNVELARAAGARLGRTGAVAVNLRQETSVAGVYAAGDNAEALHRVTRRRVHIPLGLTANRMGRVAGVNMAGGEARFPGVVGTGIFKTFELGVARTGLTQTEAEALGIKAVSVDVQSTDYAGYHEAARPIHVRLTGERGTGRLLGAQLLAQNHESVKRVDVVAALLHTRGTVQQLFEADLAYAPPFSGVWDVLLVAADRLGRAL, from the coding sequence ATGCGCATCGTGATCGTGGGCGGCGTGGCCGCCGGAATGAGTGCGGCCAGCCGCGCGCAGCGTCACAACCCCCGGGCCGAGGTGGTGGTCTTTGAGCGCGGCGAGGTGGTCAGTTACGGCGCCTGTGGCCTGCCCTACGTGCTGGGCGGCCAGGTGAACAGTTTTGATGACCTCGTGGCCCGCACCCCGGAGCAACTGCGCGCCCGGGGCATTGGCGTGCGCCTGCGCCACGACGTGACGGGGGTGGACGCGAAGGCCCGCACGGTCACTGTCACGGACCGCGCGACCGGGCGCAGCGCGGCCGAGCCCTACGACCGCCTCCTGATCGCCACCGGGGTCTCCCCTGTTCGCCCCGACTGGGCCCGGACCCCACTGAAAGGCGTACATGTGCTGCGCGACATTCCAGACGGGCAGGCGCTGGACGCCAGCCTGCAGGGGGCGCGGCGGGCCTGCATCGTGGGCGGCGGCTATATTGGCCTGGAACTGGCCGAGGCCCTGCGGGCCCGGGGCCTGAGCGTGGTGCTGCTGGAACAGGCGCCAGAGGTGGCCGGGCGCATGCTGGACCGGCCCCTGCAGCAGCAGGTGCGCGCCGAGGTGGAGCGCGGCGGCGTGGACGTGCGCTGCGGCGTGACGGTGCAGGGCCTGACCGGCCAGGGCCGCGTGAGTGGCGTGCAGACCGACCAGGGGCAGGTGCGCGCCGACGTGGTGGTGGTGGCTGTGGGCGTGCGCCCCAACGTGGAACTGGCCCGCGCGGCCGGGGCCCGGCTGGGCCGCACGGGCGCCGTGGCGGTCAACCTGCGCCAGGAAACCAGTGTGGCGGGCGTGTACGCCGCTGGCGACAATGCCGAAGCCCTGCACCGCGTCACCCGGCGCCGGGTGCACATTCCCCTGGGCCTGACTGCCAACCGCATGGGCCGGGTGGCCGGGGTGAACATGGCGGGCGGCGAAGCGCGCTTTCCCGGCGTGGTGGGCACCGGCATCTTCAAGACCTTCGAACTGGGCGTGGCCCGCACCGGCCTGACCCAGACCGAGGCCGAAGCCCTGGGCATCAAGGCCGTGAGCGTGGACGTGCAAAGCACCGATTACGCCGGCTACCACGAGGCCGCCCGGCCCATCCATGTGCGCCTGACCGGCGAGCGGGGCACCGGCCGCCTGCTGGGCGCGCAGTTGCTGGCCCAGAACCACGAGAGCGTGAAACGGGTGGATGTGGTGGCCGCGCTGCTGCACACGCGGGGCACCGTGCAGCAGCTTTTTGAAGCTGATCTGGCCTATGCCCCGCCCTTCAGTGGGGTGTGGGACGTGCTGCTGGTGGCGGCCGACCGGCTGGGGCGGGCGCTGTGA